A region from the Anaeromyxobacter diazotrophicus genome encodes:
- the hemF gene encoding oxygen-dependent coproporphyrinogen oxidase — MAELVPFLQAWQERLCAELERLDGAARFGRDPWQRAGGGGGLTRMLEGGAVLERAGVAFSHVHGELPEAFARRLPGEGRAFAAAGLSVVLHPLSPMVPATHANLRFIAQGPKAWFGGGSDLTPYYLFDEDAAHFHRTWRDACDRHDPALYPQFKERCDRYFFLPHRGEARGVGGVFFDDLAGELGPSLALVKDLAEAFLPAWLPLAERRRATPYGAAQRAWQELRRGRYVEFNLLHDRGTVFGLETGGRTESILMSMPPRVRWAYDHHPAPGSEEARLIEVLRRPRSWA; from the coding sequence CTGGCGGAGCTCGTCCCGTTCCTGCAGGCGTGGCAGGAGCGGCTCTGCGCGGAGCTCGAGCGCCTCGACGGCGCCGCGCGGTTCGGCCGCGACCCCTGGCAGCGCGCCGGCGGCGGCGGCGGCCTCACGCGCATGCTGGAGGGCGGGGCCGTGCTGGAGCGGGCGGGCGTGGCGTTCTCGCACGTGCACGGCGAGCTCCCCGAGGCGTTCGCGCGCCGTCTCCCGGGCGAGGGGCGCGCCTTCGCGGCCGCCGGGCTCTCCGTGGTGCTCCACCCGCTGAGCCCCATGGTCCCGGCGACGCACGCCAACCTGCGCTTCATCGCGCAGGGGCCGAAGGCGTGGTTCGGCGGGGGGAGCGACCTCACGCCCTACTACCTCTTCGACGAGGACGCGGCGCACTTCCACCGGACCTGGCGCGACGCCTGCGATCGCCATGACCCCGCGCTCTACCCGCAGTTCAAGGAGCGCTGCGACCGGTACTTCTTCCTGCCCCACCGCGGCGAGGCGCGCGGCGTGGGCGGCGTCTTCTTCGACGACCTGGCGGGCGAGCTCGGGCCGTCGCTGGCGCTCGTGAAGGACCTGGCCGAGGCGTTCCTCCCGGCCTGGCTGCCCCTCGCCGAGCGCCGGCGGGCGACGCCGTACGGCGCCGCGCAGCGCGCCTGGCAGGAGCTCCGCCGCGGGCGCTACGTCGAGTTCAACCTGCTCCACGACCGCGGGACCGTCTTCGGCCTCGAGACCGGCGGGCGCACCGAGTCGATCCTCATGTCGATGCCGCCGCGCGTGCGCTGGGCCTACGACCACCACCCCGCGCCCGGGAGCGAGGAGGCGCGCCTCATCGAGGTGCTGCGGCGGCCTCGCTCTTGGGCCTGA